The sequence below is a genomic window from Parcubacteria group bacterium.
CAGTTGAATTGATTTTGTGGTTATGATGGTAATCTTCAAGAGCGTTTCTTCCTTATCTTTTCCCAACTTTTTGGCGTAAATGCCATCGGCATTTTTCTTCCAACCATTTTTCTGTAAAATTTCTTCCGCTTTCTGCGGATCATAAGTATACCCCTCCAGATTCGGACTTGAACCGGACATACCGGGAGGTATTGGACCAATCGCTACCTTTCCGTCTCCACCCAAGATTTTGTTTAAAAGGTCTTCTCGATTTACCGCGTAATTAATGGCTTTTCTAATGTTGCTGTCCTTAAAAATATTGTGGTCGGTGTTAAGGAAAATTGCGTAAACCCTGAAAGAAGGAAGTGAAAAAATCGAAGAGTTTGGCAAGCCGCGCAGTTGATTTTTATTTTGCGCTGTTTGAAGTAAGAGGCCGTCAACCTCTTTTCGATTAAAGGCGGAGATCGCTTCTTCTTCGGAAAGGTAAAACTTAAATACTATGTTTTTTATCAGGGGGACAGAACCAAAATAATTGTCGTTTACGCTTAAGTTCGAGGAAATAATGCGCCCCAACGGGTCTTTTTGCAGTTTAGTTAATTTGTAAGGTCCGGTACCGACTGGTTTTAGGTTGAAGTCTGCCAGCGGAAAATTTTGTGGGATAACCTTGCTCCAAATATGTTTTGGCAGAATGCCCAAAAGCGCCAAATTTTCAATGAAGGCGCCATAAGGCGTTTTTAAATTAATTATAACAGTGTCTTTGTCCGGAGACTCCGCTTTTACTCCTTGCCAAGCTGTCCTTAATGGGCTGTTATATTCCGGATTTTGCGCGGCGTTAATTGTGAAAATTACATCGTCAGCGGTAAAATCCGTCCCGTCGTGCCATAAGATTTTATCTTTAAGTTTTATAGTATAAGTTTTACCATCTTTTGAAATCTGATAACTCGCGGCTAAATCCGGTATAAGTTCACCGTTTTCGCTGTACTTTAATAGCGATGAAAATATCAATCTGGAAAGGTCGCGGTCGGCGTCATTAGTTGACAGTATTGGGTTTAGGTTATGGGGCGATTCAGAAAGCGCCTCAACATATACGCCTCCTTCCGCCGGAGTTATCCTAGTTTGGCTGCGGTAAAGATTATTTGTTAAAAAAGAAATTGAAAAGAGAATTATAACAGCGAAAAAGGCCAACCAAAGCCTTTCTTTAGCATTAAGATGATTCCAAAGCTTGTTCCAGGTTTTTATTTTACCGAATTTACGCAAGTGATTTATTTAGACTAAAAACATGGCTAAACTGGTTGCGATAAACAATACTGCCAGTATAATAGTGGCGAAGAAAACAATTTTTTCTATGCCGCGGCGGGTATGATAAAAGGTTGATTCGCCGCCGAAAACCGAAGAAAGACCGCTGCCGCGGGATTGAAGCAAGATCGCTCCGATTAGGAGAACGGAAATTATTATTTGAATTATTGTAAGATAATTTAACATCAGTCTCGTTTATTGGTTGCTGCTGAAACAATAAAATTAAAGGCGCTTAAAATTAACGTTGTCAGAAAGTAGGCATAAAATCCGCTTATAGAAAGTTCGGGGGTAAAGTAGACCACCAACCAGAGAAGAAATATGTTGATAACAAAAGTAAAGAGGCCCAATGTGATAAGTATAAGCGGACTGAATATCAATTTCAAGACCGGTTTAAGAAAGGTGTTTACGAGAGCCAAAATAAGGGCGAGTTTTAGGAGAGCGATAAATTCGTAATTAAAAACAATGTTCGGCACCAGCCAGGCGGCGGCAAGAATTGCCAAAGCGTTAGCGATAATACGAAACAAAAAACCAATAATCATTAATTTAATAGTAACACTTTGGCGCGTTTTTGACAAGTCGCTGTTTTTTGCTATTATATTTTTGTAAGTATCTTTGTCTAAAGCTCTTTAAAATCGCAGGAGAGAATAATGTCAATGAAGAGCCGGCTATGAAAAAAATCAGAAAATCGTCTGGCGATGAAAGTGGTAATGGAGAGACGGGCAGGTTGAGTTTTCATAAAAGTTCGCGCTATATTTCTATTTCCGGAGAAATCGACCAGAAATTGGCCGACGAATTTTTTAATACTCTGATTGGTTTTGAGTCGCTTAAGTCAAGAAAACCCCTTACCATTTACATTAATAGCGAGGGCGGTGATGTTGACGATATGTTTAAAATTTATGACCATATCAAAAATTCTCCGCTTTTTATTACAACCGTTGTTGCCGGATGCGCGTTATCGGCCGGATTTATAATATTTCTGGCAGGCGATTTGAGAAAAGCGTTCCCGCATGCCCTTTTTGGTTTTCATGCGCCGACAATTTATTATTCACGTGATTACAGCGAAGGACCGGTTGAAGCAGCGGAATTGGCTTTTTACCAAAAACAGATGTTTGAAACCATGGTGAAAATTGTTAAAGATAATTCAAATATGTCGGAAAAAGCGATCAGGAAATATTTCCGCGTTTTAACCAGAATTGATGCTAAAACTGCTTTAAAATTCGGTTTGGCGCATCAGGTTGTCAATCCGCCGAAAAAGATTTTGCCCAAATCCTGGCCCGCTTCGCCAAAGCTCCAGCGAGGCGAGCAGAAAATTTTAAAACCCCGCCCTTAAGCTTAAGGGCGGGGTAAAAGAGCCTAAATAAGCTCTTTTATTTTATATAAGTGTTAATGCTGAAAAATAAAAAATCGCTGGATAAATCCAGTCGATTGTTCGTATTCTTATTCTAACATTTTTTTGAAAAATCTGTCCTTGATTAAATGAACTTTTTCGAAGTAATGAATTTCACAATCAAGACATGGGGTTCCATCTCCTCGGTCTTTAAGATGCGGGAATACTCTCACCATGGCTTCTGTAGCTCGGTCTTTGCTTTTTGATGAGTAGAAAGTATTAATATCCCATCGTGCGTTCTGACAAGTGTACTTCAGATTTGCGAACATTGTTAGAGCTCGGCTTACGTATTCTTTAGCCGCCCAAAGATTAAGACGATCGTTTTCATCACGAAGTTGTTTTTCGGCATCAATACAGAGACTTGGATAACAGAATGCCAGAGGAGAAACAAGATGGAGTGCGGTTAGATTTAATCCACCAGCCACTCCGAGACCTAAACGAAACTTCTCTGCCGCAAGTGCGTCAAGATAATCTTTAGCTATATTTGTATCGAGCGCTTTTCCTAATCCACTGCTTTGGTCAAGAAGAATATAGTCAACTAGGTCATGGTACTCTTCAAGTTTTTTTGCTAACGCGTCGGGATAATATCCTATTTGTTCAAAAGCGTTATGCCCAACTTGTAAAACTATCTTCATATCCCAATGGCGTCTTCGATAATTTTCAAGCGCATGTATATCGGGCCATGCAATGTTGAGCTGGAATCCGTGTAAGTTCGGGCCCGAAATATCCGTTGCCTCTACCATTTGGTCGTACAGCGTAGAAAGCTCTCTGGTATTATAATGCATCAAATTAAGCGCCCGTGGATGGTCGGTAAATATTTCTGCAATATCTTTTGCCGTTGGATAGAGATTTGGTCTGCTATTCTGTCCGCCTCTTATTGTATTTTGACTTGCAAGTACGCCAATCATCAATTTGTGTTTTGAACCATATGGCATTATTGCCAAAACGGCATCACTTTCTTTCTTAGTCATGAATCCCGTAACTCCAATATACGGCGTCCATTTTGACATTTGCGACTCCTATCTAGTATTGTTCAAGAACAAAAAATTAATTATCCTATACGATAATATAAATATATCTTGCTGTCAAAAAATAAAAATTTGACATCAGATTGATGTTTTGCTATTTTAATTATTAATTACAAAAACTATGGCGAAACAATTAAATATAAAACCTTTAGGCGATCGGGCGGTTATCGCGCCGATAAAAGAAACCGAAAAAACCAAATCCGGCATTATTTTGCCCGAAACCGTGGATAAGGAAAAACCGGCCCAGGGCCGGGTGGTGGCGATTGGGGCGGGTGAAAAAATAAAAAAATCCGGAATTAAAAAAGGCGACGAAGTCGTTTATGAAAAGTATGCCGGCACTGAATTTAAAACAGGCAGCACTGATTATAAGATTTTAAAAGAGGACGAAATCCTCGCGATTTTAGAATAAACCCCAATTTTCAATTTCCAATTATCAATTTTCAACAAATGATTTAATTTAACAATTTTCAAACGTTTGAAAATTAATTCATTGAAAATTCAATGAAAATTGAAAATTAAAAATTGTAAATTATATAAATATATGTCAAAACAAATAATTTCAGGCGTTGCCGCTAGAGAAGCGATAAAAAGAGGCGTTGACCAGTTGGCCAATGCCGTAAAAATCACCCTTGGCCCACGCGGGCGCAATGTTATTTTGGATAAAGGTTATGGCGCGCCGGTCATTACCAACGACGGCGTTACTATTGCCAAAGATATAGAACTAAAAGACAAGTTTGAGAACATAGGCGCCCAACTGGTAAAAGAAGCGGCGTCAAAAACCAACGACATTGCCGGCGATGGCACTACAACGGCCGTAGTTTTGGCGCAGGCGATGATCGCCGAAGGCATAAATCTTATAAATTCCGGCGCTAATGGCATGGTTTTAAAACGAGGTATGGATAGGGCGACAACTAAGGTTTCAGAAATTTTAAAAAAGAATGCCAAACCGGTAACAAAAGAGAAAATTAAAGATGTTGCCGTGATTTCTGCCAATGACGCGGAAATGGGCTCTCTTATCGCTGAAGTGATAAACAAAGTCGGCAAAGAAGGCGTGGTTACCGTTGAGGAAGCTCAAACGCTTGGAGTTGATTACGAGCTCGTTGAAGGACTTCAATTTGACCGCGGCTATGTTTCAGCCTATATGGTGACCGATACTGAAAGAATGGAAGCGGTTATGGAAAAACCGCATATTTTAATAACTGACAAGAAAATTTCTTCTCTGACAGAAATAATGCCGCTTTTGGAAAAAGTTGTTAAATCTGGAAGCAAAAATTTGGTAATTATTGCCGATGAAGTTGAAGGCGAGGCGCTCGCTACTCTTGTTGTAAACAAATTGCGCGGCGTTTTCAACGTTCTCGCGGTCAAGGCGCCGGGATTTGGCGACAGGCGGAAAGAGCTTTTGGAAGACATCGCCGTAGTTGTTAACGGTGAGGTAATTTCAGAAGATAAAGGCATGAAGCTTGAAAGTGTTGATTTAAACATGCTTGGAGAAGCCAAAAAAATTATTGCCAACAAAGACAACACAACGATTGTCGGCGGTTCCGGCGGAAAAGGGGAAATTGAAAAGAAAATAAAACAAATAAAAGTCCAGCTTGAAAAAACCGAATCAGAATTTGACCGCGAAAAATTACAAGAACGGCTGGCAAAACTTTCCGGCGGGGTGGCGGTGATTAAAGTAGGCGCCGCGACCGAAACAGAAATGAAAGAAAAGAAATTCCGCATAGAAGACGCCGTGGCAGCCACTAAAGCCGCGATTGAAGAAGGCATTGTTTCCGGCGGCGGAGTGGCTTTATTTGAGGCTGCAAGAGAACTAAAAAACCTTAAAACTTTGGCGGGTATTTCTGAATTCGGCGATGAAGCTAAGGGCGTTAATTTGGTAGTTAACGCGCTTGAGTCGCCGATGAGGGTTATCGCGCGTAATGCCAATAAAGATGAAAATGAAGTAATTCAAACTATCAGTTCCGTGGAAAAAGGAACGGGTTTTAATGCCGTTACCGGCGAATATGCCGATCTTATTAAAGATGGCGTAATTGATCCTCTCAAAGTGACGCGCACGGCTTTGCAAAACGCCGTTTCTGTTGCTTCCATGCTTTTAACAAGTGAATTTTTAGTGGCTGATCTACCGGAAAAAAATAACCCACCAGCCGGCGGGATGCCCGGTATGGGCGATATGGGGATGTAAAATTTATGCTTGTAATAAGATTGCAAAAAGTCGGGAAAAAACATACTGCCACCTTCAGGGTTGTGGTAACTCAAAAAACTGCCGCCGCGAAGCGGAAATATTTGGAGTTGCTCGGCAATGTTAATCGAAAAACCAAAGCGGTGAGTTTGAACAAAGAAAGAATTTTATATTGGATTTCAAAAGGCGCCCAGCCCTCTGACACAATTCATAATTTATTAGTTTCACAAAGTATAATTTCCGGCGCTAAAAAACCGGTTCATAAAAAATCAAAAAAAGAAGTGGCTAAAACAGAGGTAAAATTAGAGGCGGCGCTGGCTGAAACTCCAGTTGAAACGCCGGAAGTAGTATCTTGACCCCGCCCTTTGAGCTCAAAGGGCGGGGTTGACGGATTTTTGTGTTTCCGTTATACTATATGGCAATTAGTAGTTTGCCCTAATTTTACAGAGGGGCTTGGTCGACTACTCTAAATCTTAAATAAGTTATTCAAAGAAATGACTAATACATCGGTTGATCAGGAGTTTCTTGAATACCTTGTGAAATCAATTGTTGATAATCCTAATGATGTCAAAATTGATCGCAGGGTAGATGAAATGGGCGTCCTCTTAAACCTTAAAGTAAATCCGGAAGATATGGGTATGCTTATCGGTCGAGAAGGCTCAACCGCTAAAGCTATCCGAACCCTTCTTCGCATCGTGGGCGCTCGCAACAACGCGCGTGTCAATCTGAAGATAGAGGAACCGGAAGGCGGAGCTCGTCCCAGAAAAGAAAGAACTCAAACAATGGATGAGGTTGTGGAAGATTTGAAACAGCTTTAATCCGAAAAAAACAATCCCGCGCAGTTGCGGGGTTGTTTTTTTATTTGATTTTAATGGCTTTTAGGGTTATATAGTTTATAAAAGTCTTGGTATCTTAAAAACTTAATAGGAGCAGGCAAAATTGGGAAGGAAGTGGATGAAATTGTTAGTCATTTTATGCTGTTTTACGGTAATTTTTGGTTCTACAGGTTATTTGGTTTTTTGGTACTATTTTGACTATAAAGATGGTGATTTACCAGACGTTCTGGCCCTTAGGGATTATAAGTTTAATTTGACCACTATTGTTCGGGATGACGGTGGAGAAATAATCGATAAATTCAAAGTTGAGGATCGGGTTTATATTTCATTCCATTCGGTACCGGTAGCTGTTTTGTTGGCAACGGTATCGGCAGAAGATAAAAATTTCTTTGAGGGACGCTTAATTTATGGCATTGATTTTACGGGAGTTGTAAGAGCGGCTTTTAAAAATATAATTGCCGGCAAAGTAATTGCCGGCGGTTCAACTATTTCCCAGCAAACTGCCAAGTTAATTTGGTTGAATAACGAAAAAACATTCAAAAGAAAGTTTAAAGAAGCGCGACTCGCTTATAGGATGGAAAAGTATTTATCCGACGAACTGATTTTTGAAATTTACATTAACCTAGTTTATTTTGGCCATGGCAAGTACGGCATTGTTTCCGCTTCGGAATTTTATTTTAGTAAACAGCCGTCAGAGTTGACGTTTGATGAAGCTGCCATGTTAGCCGGGCTTATTAAGTGGCCTTATCAATTTTCGCCTATTGTCAATAAAAAAATTGCAACCAGCCGGCGCAATATGATTTTAAGCAGGATGATGAATAATGGTTTTATCAAGTATGGCGAGTATATCGCACTTACAGAAAAACCCGTTGTTTTAAGCATTAAAAGTATTGATCCGAAAGCTCCGTATCTTTCAAACTTTTTTATGGATGAACTTCATCGTCTCGGTTACAGCAAAGTGGTAAATCAAGGCTTGAATGTAAAGACCTCAATTAATTCTTCTTTCCAGCTAATTGCAAGTGAAGCTCTAAGCAAGGGGTTGAAAGCTTATGATAAGAGACACGAAAAGCGTCTTGTTCTCTACAATATTTTTTCCGAATATAAGTTAGAATCCATTGAAGATTTTAAATCAGAGTCATGGAACGGTGAACTTGGCATTGAAAGCACTGTCGATGGTTTGGTTATTGAAGTTGACAGCTCTTTTGTAGTGTTAAAAATTGGGAACGAGACAGCAACTATTACTGCTAAATCGCTTCCCAATATCCAGAACGGTATCGCGGATTTTAAAAGGGTATTCAAAGTAGGCGACGTGGTAATGGTTAAAATTACCGGCGTTAACGCTAGTAATGATTTTATTGTTGAGATTGTTCAGCCAGAGGCGCAAGGAGCGGTAGTAATTTTAGAAGTTACAACCGGCGCGATAAAAGCAGTTGTTGGCGGCCGGGATTTCAAGGTCAGTAAGTATAATAGAGCGATGCAGGCCGAAAGACAGCCTGGCTCGGCTTTCAAACCGTTTGTTTATGGCGCTTATTTTGAAAAGTATCCGGATAAAGATTTGGAAAGCCATGTTTTGGATACTCCAATTTGTTTTAAAACCGGCAATCCTAAAAAGCCAAAATGGTGCCCCAAGAATTACGAAGAGAAATCTTTACCGCCGTTTATGGGCTCGATTCCGATTAAAACTGCCATCGCGCGGTCTCGAAATGTGGCCGCCGTTCACGCGGCTAAAGAAGTTGGGATTAATAATGTGGTGGATTTAGCCCGCAGCATGGGTATTGCAAGCGATCTGCCTCGTTATCTTCCGACTGCCATCGGTGCCGCCGATGTAAAAGTAATTGATATGGCTAATGCCTACTCCACGCTTTTTAGGCAGGGAATTTATAAACCATATTGGTTTATAAATTCAATTACCGATAGAAACGGTTCAACGAAAAACTTAGAAACTATAGAAGAAAAACAAGCATTAAGCACTGAATCGGCAAATAAAATTTTGGGAGCAATGCGATGGGTAGTCTTGGCTGGTACGGCCCGTTCGGCTTCAAAAGAATTGCCCTTTGCGACGGCTGGTAAAACCGGAACGACCAATAACTTTACCGATGCTTGGTTTGTAGGCGGCTCGCCAAAGTATGTTGTCGCTGTGTGGATTGGCTTCGACCGAAAATCTATACCGCTAGTAAGTAGAGAAAGTTATTTTAAAGAAACCGGCGGTTCAGTAGCTCTTCCGATTTTTATTGAGATTATGAAAGAAATTTATAAGATCCGGCCGCCCGATTTATTTCCGGAAGAGATTGAGAATATAATTTTAGAGAAAAATGAAGATAAATAATTTAGATACCCCCAATTGGGGGTTTTGATTTTTTATGAAATAAAACTTAGAATTGTTTTACCTCGCCGAATCCGCCAGTTGGCGGAGAAGGCGGGCAAAAATTTATGCAATTCGATATTATAACTATTTTTCCAAATATCTTTAGATTTTATTTCAACGAGAGCATAATTTTGCGCGCCCAAAAATATCTTTAGATTTTATTTCAACGAGAGCATAATTTTGCGCGCCCAAAAATCGGGGAAAATAAAAATTAACATTGTTGATTTAAGGAAATTTTCAGCCGACAAAAATAAAAAGGTAGATGACAAGCCCTATGGCGGGGGACCCGGTATGGTTTTTAAAATTGAACCACTTATTAAAGCGATTTCAAATCTGAAACTGAAGGGCGGTAAAGAAAAACTTATTTTATTTTCACCTAGCGGAAAACAATTCAGTTCCAAAATGGCCACAGAGTGGGCTAAAAAATATAATCGGATAATAATGGTTGCCGGCCATTACGAAGGAGTAGACGAAAGAATTAAAAAAATTTTTAAGATGGAAGAAATTTCAATCGGGCCATATATTTTAACCGGCGGAGAACTACCGGCAATGATTGTTATTGATTCGGTTTCGCGCCATATTCCGGGAGTTTTGGGGAAAAACGAGTCGCTTGAAGAAAAACGTTTTGGCGCTGGTGTTCCGGTTTTCACCCGTCCGGAAGTTATTAAATATAAAAATAAAAAATACATTGTTCCAAAAGTTCTTCTTTCCGGAGATCACAAAAAAATAGAGGAATGGAGAAAAAAGCATCAAAAAAGCGATTTGACTTACTAATAGTGCTTGGATATACTCGCACTTATATAAGTATAGTTCTTTGAACACACCAACAGGAGTGTCTAATGACTGAACTGCAAAAAACTAATGCGTTGCTTAGAGAACTTCTTCAGCTAATATATGTTCAGCATCAGTTCTTTATGTGGGCATTATCACCAGATCATTATGGGGCTTGGCTCAACAGAATGACGCTAGCATACCGACTTCAAAAACATCATGTCTGGACTGAAGAAGAATGGTCGATTTTGGTTAAGAAAGATTTTAAAGATGGATGTAAGCGATGGCCTCAGATGAAAGAAACCTGGAAGAAGCTCCGAAAGTATTATAGTCGCGATGTTGTGCGGTTTATGGACGAACTTTTCGTCTCTATGGATACGCCGCAAAAGAAAAGTAGAAAAAGAAAATAAATAACAGATACCCGTCTTATGGCGGTATTTATTTTATCTCAAAATCAGTAAAAAAGATTATATAATTTATGCCGGCAATTTAACCACTTAATTTCCGATCGGTTGCAAAGTTGTAACTTTTGAAATATAGTATCTTTGTTAAACTTTAGTTAAATTTTTATTCATGGAACGAATGGGATCAATGTCTAAAAAAGTCATGCTCCTTTTGATAGGGGGCGCTTCTTTAAGTTTAGCAAGAAGACCTGATCAATATTTTAAAATTGTCAAAAATATTGCTAAAGAATGGAAAAAGATTAATGAAAGAAATTTGAAACTGGCAATTAAAAATCTGTATAAAT
It includes:
- the secG gene encoding preprotein translocase subunit SecG; translated protein: MLNYLTIIQIIISVLLIGAILLQSRGSGLSSVFGGESTFYHTRRGIEKIVFFATIILAVLFIATSLAMFLV
- a CDS encoding phage holin family protein, with product MIIGFLFRIIANALAILAAAWLVPNIVFNYEFIALLKLALILALVNTFLKPVLKLIFSPLILITLGLFTFVINIFLLWLVVYFTPELSISGFYAYFLTTLILSAFNFIVSAATNKRD
- a CDS encoding ATP-dependent Clp protease proteolytic subunit, whose protein sequence is MKKIRKSSGDESGNGETGRLSFHKSSRYISISGEIDQKLADEFFNTLIGFESLKSRKPLTIYINSEGGDVDDMFKIYDHIKNSPLFITTVVAGCALSAGFIIFLAGDLRKAFPHALFGFHAPTIYYSRDYSEGPVEAAELAFYQKQMFETMVKIVKDNSNMSEKAIRKYFRVLTRIDAKTALKFGLAHQVVNPPKKILPKSWPASPKLQRGEQKILKPRP
- a CDS encoding co-chaperone GroES is translated as MAKQLNIKPLGDRAVIAPIKETEKTKSGIILPETVDKEKPAQGRVVAIGAGEKIKKSGIKKGDEVVYEKYAGTEFKTGSTDYKILKEDEILAILE
- the groL gene encoding chaperonin GroEL (60 kDa chaperone family; promotes refolding of misfolded polypeptides especially under stressful conditions; forms two stacked rings of heptamers to form a barrel-shaped 14mer; ends can be capped by GroES; misfolded proteins enter the barrel where they are refolded when GroES binds), with product MSKQIISGVAAREAIKRGVDQLANAVKITLGPRGRNVILDKGYGAPVITNDGVTIAKDIELKDKFENIGAQLVKEAASKTNDIAGDGTTTAVVLAQAMIAEGINLINSGANGMVLKRGMDRATTKVSEILKKNAKPVTKEKIKDVAVISANDAEMGSLIAEVINKVGKEGVVTVEEAQTLGVDYELVEGLQFDRGYVSAYMVTDTERMEAVMEKPHILITDKKISSLTEIMPLLEKVVKSGSKNLVIIADEVEGEALATLVVNKLRGVFNVLAVKAPGFGDRRKELLEDIAVVVNGEVISEDKGMKLESVDLNMLGEAKKIIANKDNTTIVGGSGGKGEIEKKIKQIKVQLEKTESEFDREKLQERLAKLSGGVAVIKVGAATETEMKEKKFRIEDAVAATKAAIEEGIVSGGGVALFEAARELKNLKTLAGISEFGDEAKGVNLVVNALESPMRVIARNANKDENEVIQTISSVEKGTGFNAVTGEYADLIKDGVIDPLKVTRTALQNAVSVASMLLTSEFLVADLPEKNNPPAGGMPGMGDMGM
- the rpsP gene encoding 30S ribosomal protein S16 gives rise to the protein MLVIRLQKVGKKHTATFRVVVTQKTAAAKRKYLELLGNVNRKTKAVSLNKERILYWISKGAQPSDTIHNLLVSQSIISGAKKPVHKKSKKEVAKTEVKLEAALAETPVETPEVVS
- a CDS encoding KH domain-containing protein — translated: MTNTSVDQEFLEYLVKSIVDNPNDVKIDRRVDEMGVLLNLKVNPEDMGMLIGREGSTAKAIRTLLRIVGARNNARVNLKIEEPEGGARPRKERTQTMDEVVEDLKQL
- a CDS encoding transglycosylase domain-containing protein gives rise to the protein MKLLVILCCFTVIFGSTGYLVFWYYFDYKDGDLPDVLALRDYKFNLTTIVRDDGGEIIDKFKVEDRVYISFHSVPVAVLLATVSAEDKNFFEGRLIYGIDFTGVVRAAFKNIIAGKVIAGGSTISQQTAKLIWLNNEKTFKRKFKEARLAYRMEKYLSDELIFEIYINLVYFGHGKYGIVSASEFYFSKQPSELTFDEAAMLAGLIKWPYQFSPIVNKKIATSRRNMILSRMMNNGFIKYGEYIALTEKPVVLSIKSIDPKAPYLSNFFMDELHRLGYSKVVNQGLNVKTSINSSFQLIASEALSKGLKAYDKRHEKRLVLYNIFSEYKLESIEDFKSESWNGELGIESTVDGLVIEVDSSFVVLKIGNETATITAKSLPNIQNGIADFKRVFKVGDVVMVKITGVNASNDFIVEIVQPEAQGAVVILEVTTGAIKAVVGGRDFKVSKYNRAMQAERQPGSAFKPFVYGAYFEKYPDKDLESHVLDTPICFKTGNPKKPKWCPKNYEEKSLPPFMGSIPIKTAIARSRNVAAVHAAKEVGINNVVDLARSMGIASDLPRYLPTAIGAADVKVIDMANAYSTLFRQGIYKPYWFINSITDRNGSTKNLETIEEKQALSTESANKILGAMRWVVLAGTARSASKELPFATAGKTGTTNNFTDAWFVGGSPKYVVAVWIGFDRKSIPLVSRESYFKETGGSVALPIFIEIMKEIYKIRPPDLFPEEIENIILEKNEDK
- the trmD gene encoding tRNA (guanosine(37)-N1)-methyltransferase TrmD, with the protein product MFRFYFNESIILRAQKSGKIKINIVDLRKFSADKNKKVDDKPYGGGPGMVFKIEPLIKAISNLKLKGGKEKLILFSPSGKQFSSKMATEWAKKYNRIIMVAGHYEGVDERIKKIFKMEEISIGPYILTGGELPAMIVIDSVSRHIPGVLGKNESLEEKRFGAGVPVFTRPEVIKYKNKKYIVPKVLLSGDHKKIEEWRKKHQKSDLTY